TTTAGGTTCAATTTACGTCTTCATCGGAGCCACTTTAGGAGCCGCTGCTGCATTCCTCGTGGGGCGTTATTTGGCTCGTGGGTGGGTTTCCAAGCAAATAGAAAACAATCCCAAATTTAAAGTCATCGACCAAGCTGTTGCCAAGGAAGGATTCAAAATTGTTCTTTTAACTCGGCTTTCACCTATCTTTCCCTTCAACCTTTTAAACTACTCTTTTGGAATCACCCAAGTTTCCCTGAAAGATTATTTTTTAGCCTCTATCGGCATGATTCCAGGAACGATTATGTATGTTTATATCGGTTCTTTAGCTGGTAGTATTGCCACAATTGGAGCAGTACAGCCCAAAAATACCGAAACTGAAATAGCCCAATGGGTAGT
Above is a window of Coleofasciculus sp. FACHB-T130 DNA encoding:
- a CDS encoding TVP38/TMEM64 family protein, yielding MENESVQSPSSSKIKRIFGFFLVAALIPALIFAAKYFNVQEQLKSALAWIDSLGFWAPLTFIVLYILATVLFIPGSILTLGAGVVFGVILGSIYVFIGATLGAAAAFLVGRYLARGWVSKQIENNPKFKVIDQAVAKEGFKIVLLTRLSPIFPFNLLNYSFGITQVSLKDYFLASIGMIPGTIMYVYIGSLAGSIATIGAVQPKNTETEIAQWVVRVVGFVATVAVTIYVTRIARKALEKSVNQEE